GGAGCCCAGCCTGCAGCGCCTCGATGCGCAACAGCTCACGCGGGTCTCCGTGTTGCTACCGCTCTCAACGGGCGCCACCGGCGTGACAGCGAAACTGCGCGCGTGGCTCGATCACTTGGACGGTCGCCAGGGCGAGATCGTGGTGGTCGCCGACGGCTCGGCCGGCGACGCTTGGAAAACAGTCGCCGAACTCGCCTCGGTAGACGAGCGCGTCCGACTGATTCGGCACGCTCGCCGCGGCTTTGGCGAAGCGCTCCGTAAGGCGATTCAGCAAATGCGCGGCGATATTGCGCTGATTGCCCCGCTCGACGCCGCGCCGGTTGATACGAATCTCGACGCCTGGCTCCGGCCAATCCGCGGCGGACTGGCCGACGCCGTCCTCGCCGCGCCTTCGAGTGCCCCTCCGCGCTCCGTTTCACGGCCACGCCCGTTATTGGCTCAGCGAATGACGACGCGCTGTCTGAATGCGATGTTCGGGCTTTCGCTGTCCGAAGGCTGGAGCGCTCCGATCGCGGTCCGCGCCGACGTGCTACGCCATCTGCGGCTCACGAGCCACGGCGACGAAATCGTCACGGAGTTGATTTGCCGCCTCGCACAATGGGACGCGAAGATTCGTGAGATTGCCTGCGACACGCAGTCGCTGCCGCGCCGGGCTGGACTGCTTCGCCATCTCATGCGCGCCGTGCGTTGCCGCGCTTGGGACACGCAATTCACGACGCACGCCGGGTTCTACATCCTGACCGCGGTCGCGAAAGCCGATCAGTACAACCGCTGGATCGTCGACCAGGTCCGGCCGTTCCTCGGCCGCCGTGTGCTAGAGGCCGGCGCCGGCATCGGCAATCTCAGTCAACTGTTCGACGATTGCGAGCGCCTGGTGCTTGCTGATCGCGAAGAGGTCTATCTCGACCGGCTCGAACAACGCTTCGCCCACGACGAACGCGTCCGCGTGATGCCGGTCGATCTGACAGCGGAAGCGGACGTCGAAGCCTGCGCGGCGGAGCGCATTGACACCATCTTCTGCTCTAACGTGCTGGAGCACCTGGAGCCCGACGAGCAAGTGCTCCGGTCCTTCGCCGCAGCGCTGCAGCCGGGCGGACATTGCATCCTCGTCGTGCCAGCCGGCGAACGGCTCTATACCGGCATCGACGCGGCACTGGGGCATTTTCGCCGCTACGAACCGGCAGCGCTGGAGCGGAAGCTCTCGAACGCCGGCCTCGACGTCGTGTTCACGCACCGCTTCAGCCGCCTGGGCACGCTCGGCTGGGCCGTCTCTGGGCACGTGCTCCGCCGCCGTACGCTCTCCCCGCGGCAGATGATCTGGTTCGACCGCTTGTTGCCAGTGGCCCGGTTGCTGGAACTCGTTCTGCCGGTGCCCGGCATGTCGCTGATCATGGTCGGCCGGAAGCCGTTACGCCCAGCGGTTCCGCAGCAACGCCGGGCT
The nucleotide sequence above comes from Planctomycetia bacterium. Encoded proteins:
- a CDS encoding methyltransferase domain-containing protein — encoded protein: MPFDCQRAPAQPSLASVASEPSLQRLDAQQLTRVSVLLPLSTGATGVTAKLRAWLDHLDGRQGEIVVVADGSAGDAWKTVAELASVDERVRLIRHARRGFGEALRKAIQQMRGDIALIAPLDAAPVDTNLDAWLRPIRGGLADAVLAAPSSAPPRSVSRPRPLLAQRMTTRCLNAMFGLSLSEGWSAPIAVRADVLRHLRLTSHGDEIVTELICRLAQWDAKIREIACDTQSLPRRAGLLRHLMRAVRCRAWDTQFTTHAGFYILTAVAKADQYNRWIVDQVRPFLGRRVLEAGAGIGNLSQLFDDCERLVLADREEVYLDRLEQRFAHDERVRVMPVDLTAEADVEACAAERIDTIFCSNVLEHLEPDEQVLRSFAAALQPGGHCILVVPAGERLYTGIDAALGHFRRYEPAALERKLSNAGLDVVFTHRFSRLGTLGWAVSGHVLRRRTLSPRQMIWFDRLLPVARLLELVLPVPGMSLIMVGRKPLRPAVPQQRRAA